In uncultured Methanobrevibacter sp., the genomic window CAGTAGCCCAAATGGCTTCACCAAATGTTGAATCCATAATGTTAGCTTCATATTCTTCAGCTGAAATCTTTTTACCAGTGGTCTTTTTGGATACCAATGCTGAAGCGGACATCAATTCTTCCCATGTTACACCTTTAAGCTGGTTTTGCATAGCCTTGTATAAACTTTCAACTTTAATGTCATACAAATCAGATAAAAGCTCAACAATATCACATGCACGAACCATACCTATGACCTGATTGTCATCATTGACAACCGGTACGGTAACGAATTTATTGTTAGCAGTCAATATTACCGCTTTTCTTGCGGGATCGTTTTCATGGACAGTTGAAACCTCCTGACAACTACTCATTATTTCAGAAATCTTATCATTACCTTCTCTTAGACCTTTTGTAATATCAAATGCAGTTACCCATCCAATTAATTGTTTTTTCTCATTTACAACTGGACATGTAAAACGTCTGACATCTTCCATAGCTTTTGAAGCGTCAACCACTGTATCATCAGCATTTAAATATACAAAATCCTTATCCATCAATTCTTTTGCTCTCATAAACAGCCCCCATTTTATTCAATTTCAACTCTTTTTAGTGCTCCTACAGGACAATGATTTGTACATTCAATACATCTGATGCATTTGTCATTGTCAAGAACTACTTCACCATCAACCAACTCAATTGCTCCTGTCGGACAATTTTCTTCACATAAAAAACAATTTACACATGCCTCATGATTAATGTCAATCAAACGTGTGTGACGAATTGGTCCAATATACCTATCCAATTCAATTGCAAAGTCATTTAGAGATATTTCCCTACATGCCCCACATCCAATACACATTTTTTCCTTGATGTGAGGATATAATTCGTCATCAATCAAATTTATTCCCAAATCAATGCCTTTTTCTTCAAAGAACTCCCTGAATTCAAGGGTGAATGCATTGGTTGGACATAGATTTGCACAGTCATCCCAATTGTTATCATCTACAGTATAATCAATTGAAATGCTGTTCATACGAATTACCCTATGGGAACAACTAACATTTGCCAGGTTATATTCTATAACTTCGCGTTCATCTTCATGATCATAACTTATAGTATTATCAATTAATTTAATGGCTGAAACCGGACAAGTTTGAACACAAATTTCACATTTAACACACTTATCAGTAATCTTAGCCATCCTAAAAATATTAGCTGGCTCGATTGCATTAACTGGACATTCTCCAACACAGGTATTACACCTTACACATCTCGGTGAAACAGCAAATATTTCCTGGTTTGTACTAAAGTTATCCAGTTCAAACTGGAAATCATCACCGTCATCATCCAATTCAACAGATTTTAAAAGAACTTCACGTTCCAAGTTTTTTATCTGTTTAATAAAAGACACATTCATTTTAATACCAACTAAATAATTTATTTATTAAAAAAATCCTCCAAATCTTTTAGATTAGGAAATTTCTCCATACCAAATCCTTCAATAGATTTGCTGGCCACCCAATTTCCGATTTTACAGGATTTTTCAAGATCATAACCTTTTAAAAAGGAATATAAAAATCCGCTATTGAAACTGTCCCCTGCACCGGTAGTGTCCACAACTTCACATTCGAATGCTTCAACTTCACATTCTTCATTATTTGAAATGGCAAATACACCATCAGAACCCTGTTTTACAACAACAGTTTCAATTCCCAAATCCAAAAATCCAACAGCCAATTCCTTTACTGAGGATTTGTCATTATTACATAATAATCTTAATTCTGACTCATTTATCAACAATATATTAGTCCTTTCAAGTATAGGTTTTAGCTCGTCAAAACCCTTTTGGACATATAGCATACCAGGATCAAAGCTCAATAAACATTCATCACTAAGTTTTTCCAACAATTCGATTTGAGTCTTGAATGAATCGCCAACAAATGATGTGTAATGCATTATCTTACATCTCATAATGTTTAATGGATTGATCTCATCAATTTTGATTTCATCGTTGACCCCCGGATCAATATATAAGCATCTCTCACCGTTTGAATCTACAAATCCCAAACATTTTCCGGTAGAGCCGGTTTCTGAATAAATCAAATTATTAGAGTAAACGCCATTTATTGCCAAATGGTATTCAATTAAATCCCCATCTTCATCCTCTGCAATTTTTCCAATGATTGAAGTGGAACATCCAAGTCTGGACAATCCAACAATTGTATTAGCTGCAGATCCTCCAGGAGTATCGGTCTCATCTTTGATAAAACTTTCCTCATCTTTGGAAACTATATTTTCAACTGAATAGAGCTTGTCAACATTCAATGCTCCGAATCCAATTACTTCAGCATTTAAATCACTATCAAATATTTCCATTTTAAAACCTTACTTTAAGATATCTAATAAATTTATATTCTTGTCACCTAGTTTACCATCAAAATTACCTGCAGATATTCCAATTACTCCATCAAATTGTAAAGCGGCGTCAATACCTGCCTTAACTGCTTCGTTCATTGATTTTTCATCGATTGCATTAATTACAACTTCAGGAATATAGTTGACACCTTCAGGAACTTTAGACTCATCACCCAAGGTTTCCTTTAGTGAAGGGCAGTAAAAGTGATTTGTAGTCGGTCCGATTTCAGGGAAATTGGTTTCCGGTTTTGAAGCGGCTGAACAAATATCAAATGGTGCAGTTGCACCTTCAACATTCATTATGGCATCAATAATAGCTTCTCCTGCATCAATAACCGCTTCAGGAGTTTCACAAAGATACCAGAAGTTACCTCCCATTGTTCCATCGTTTATTTTGAACTTTTCTTCAATTTGGAAATCCGGCACTGCAATAGGAACGTTAATCATTTTTCTTCCATATTCCTCTACAATCCATTCAAATCCGTCTCCGCAGTGACCTACAATATCCATCATTTCAATATATTCTTCACTTTCCTTATCTGAGTAATCAAAAATACGTGTGAACGGTTTAACCAGCACATCTTGCCTTAATCTGTAGGACAGTTCAAATGCAAATTTTTCAACATCATCCCCTCCTAGCCAGTATTGGACAATAGCTCCAAACCTGCCGTCGGGAGTTTGTGATTCATCCAAAAAGCCTTCAACTCCACCTTCAACTCTTCCGATTACCGCA contains:
- a CDS encoding HPP family protein, with translation MRAKELMDKDFVYLNADDTVVDASKAMEDVRRFTCPVVNEKKQLIGWVTAFDITKGLREGNDKISEIMSSCQEVSTVHENDPARKAVILTANNKFVTVPVVNDDNQVIGMVRACDIVELLSDLYDIKVESLYKAMQNQLKGVTWEELMSASALVSKKTTGKKISAEEYEANIMDSTFGEAIWATGGLEKFFAGLISVGEMVVARRVGRAKK
- a CDS encoding 4Fe-4S binding protein, which encodes MNVSFIKQIKNLEREVLLKSVELDDDGDDFQFELDNFSTNQEIFAVSPRCVRCNTCVGECPVNAIEPANIFRMAKITDKCVKCEICVQTCPVSAIKLIDNTISYDHEDEREVIEYNLANVSCSHRVIRMNSISIDYTVDDNNWDDCANLCPTNAFTLEFREFFEEKGIDLGINLIDDELYPHIKEKMCIGCGACREISLNDFAIELDRYIGPIRHTRLIDINHEACVNCFLCEENCPTGAIELVDGEVVLDNDKCIRCIECTNHCPVGALKRVEIE
- a CDS encoding carbohydrate kinase family protein, with protein sequence MEIFDSDLNAEVIGFGALNVDKLYSVENIVSKDEESFIKDETDTPGGSAANTIVGLSRLGCSTSIIGKIAEDEDGDLIEYHLAINGVYSNNLIYSETGSTGKCLGFVDSNGERCLYIDPGVNDEIKIDEINPLNIMRCKIMHYTSFVGDSFKTQIELLEKLSDECLLSFDPGMLYVQKGFDELKPILERTNILLINESELRLLCNNDKSSVKELAVGFLDLGIETVVVKQGSDGVFAISNNEECEVEAFECEVVDTTGAGDSFNSGFLYSFLKGYDLEKSCKIGNWVASKSIEGFGMEKFPNLKDLEDFFNK
- a CDS encoding formylmethanofuran--tetrahydromethanopterin N-formyltransferase; this translates as MNYDKVEDTFFEAFQGKYVRALITGPNESIVKRAAYDSTSTPSAVIGRVEGGVEGFLDESQTPDGRFGAIVQYWLGGDDVEKFAFELSYRLRQDVLVKPFTRIFDYSDKESEEYIEMMDIVGHCGDGFEWIVEEYGRKMINVPIAVPDFQIEEKFKINDGTMGGNFWYLCETPEAVIDAGEAIIDAIMNVEGATAPFDICSAASKPETNFPEIGPTTNHFYCPSLKETLGDESKVPEGVNYIPEVVINAIDEKSMNEAVKAGIDAALQFDGVIGISAGNFDGKLGDKNINLLDILK